One window from the genome of bacterium encodes:
- a CDS encoding integration host factor subunit beta, which translates to MTKAELVDLISWQTGVSKKDTGTIVNLILDNIGQALVQGDKVELRGFGSFKVKTRRSRQARNPRTGESVQVPAKRVPYFKTSNELKGRMNGDLEDGQD; encoded by the coding sequence ATGACCAAGGCGGAATTGGTGGACCTGATCTCGTGGCAGACCGGGGTCAGCAAGAAGGACACGGGGACCATCGTCAACCTCATCCTCGACAACATCGGCCAGGCCCTCGTGCAGGGCGACAAGGTCGAACTGAGGGGCTTCGGCAGCTTCAAGGTGAAGACGCGCCGGTCCCGGCAGGCCCGCAACCCGCGCACGGGCGAGTCGGTGCAGGTGCCGGCGAAGCGGGTGCCGTATTTCAAGACCTCGAACGAGCTGAAGGGCCGCATGAACGGCGACCTCGAGGACGGTCAGGACTGA
- a CDS encoding PilZ domain-containing protein, which yields MADHNERRRAQRVDANLNLEVKLPQADGSISTASLETINISTSGVYFRSDHFIEPMTKLGMELEVTVPAADGGAPGSALVPCEGLVVRSNPEAAVAGCTDYEIAVFFTHIEADGMANLERHIALLLSDLD from the coding sequence ATGGCTGACCACAACGAACGGCGGCGGGCCCAGCGGGTCGACGCCAACCTGAATCTCGAGGTCAAACTGCCCCAGGCGGACGGCTCGATTTCGACGGCCAGCCTCGAGACGATCAACATCAGCACCTCCGGCGTGTACTTCCGCTCCGACCACTTCATCGAGCCCATGACCAAGCTGGGCATGGAGCTCGAAGTCACCGTACCCGCCGCGGACGGCGGAGCGCCGGGGTCCGCGCTGGTGCCCTGCGAGGGCCTCGTCGTGCGCTCCAATCCCGAGGCCGCGGTGGCCGGCTGCACCGACTACGAGATCGCCGTTTTCTTCACCCACATCGAAGCCGACGGCATGGCCAACCTTGAGCGGCACATCGCCCTGCTCCTGTCCGATCTCGACTGA